The following proteins are co-located in the Sphingomonas donggukensis genome:
- a CDS encoding ETC complex I subunit, with the protein MSQARIYQRPKNAMQSGRARTDRWVLEFEPAEAQQPDPLTGWAGSGDTRNQLRLGFPTLEAAQAYAAKEGIPHHVVPAPARTLKLQAYADNFR; encoded by the coding sequence ATGTCCCAGGCCCGCATCTATCAGCGCCCCAAGAACGCCATGCAGTCGGGCCGCGCCCGCACCGACCGCTGGGTGCTCGAATTCGAACCCGCCGAAGCGCAGCAGCCCGACCCGCTGACCGGCTGGGCCGGCTCCGGCGACACCCGCAACCAGCTGCGCCTCGGCTTCCCGACGCTGGAGGCCGCGCAGGCCTATGCGGCGAAGGAAGGCATCCCTCACCACGTCGTCCCCGCGCCTGCGCGCACGCTGAAGCTACAGGCCTACGCCGACAATTTCCGGTAG
- a CDS encoding chorismate mutase, giving the protein MTDPTLERYRQSIDNIDAALVFMLAERFKVTQAVGRYKASAKLPPADPGREDAQIARLRGLAAEANLDPEFSEKFLRFIIDEVIRHHEKARGDG; this is encoded by the coding sequence ATGACCGACCCGACGCTGGAGCGCTATCGCCAGAGCATCGACAATATCGATGCCGCCCTGGTCTTCATGCTGGCCGAGCGGTTCAAGGTGACGCAGGCGGTGGGGCGCTACAAGGCGAGCGCGAAGCTGCCGCCCGCCGATCCGGGGCGCGAGGATGCGCAGATCGCGCGATTGAGGGGGCTGGCGGCGGAAGCGAATCTGGACCCGGAGTTCTCGGAGAAATTTCTCCGCTTCATTATCGACGAAGTGATCCGGCACCACGAAAAGGCGCGGGGCGATGGCTGA
- a CDS encoding polyprenyl synthetase family protein: MSASIHRLGDRRPPSLDPMLALVAHDMNLVNREILDRMQSDIPLIPELAGHLIAGGGKRMRPMLTLASAKLLGYPGNRHHRLAAAVEFIHTATLLHDDVVDSSDLRRGRRTANIIWGNPASVLVGDFLFSRSFELMVEDGSLKVLKILSNASAVIAEGEVNQLTAVRRIDLGEERYLDIIGAKTAALFAAACRIAAVVAERSEGDEAALDAYGRNLGIAFQLVDDALDYTSDAGTMGKDAGDDFREGKMTLPIILAYARADAEGRDFWQDAVLGRRNSDEDFAEAVRRIQATRAVDDTLARARHYGQRAIDALGRFESGAAKDAMIEAVEFAVARAF; the protein is encoded by the coding sequence ATGAGCGCCTCGATCCACCGCCTGGGCGACCGCCGCCCGCCGTCGCTCGATCCGATGCTGGCGCTGGTCGCGCACGACATGAACCTCGTCAATCGCGAGATCCTCGACCGGATGCAGTCGGACATCCCGCTGATTCCCGAACTCGCCGGCCATCTGATCGCGGGCGGGGGCAAGCGCATGCGCCCGATGCTGACGCTGGCAAGCGCGAAGCTGCTCGGCTACCCCGGCAACCGCCACCACCGCCTCGCCGCCGCGGTCGAATTCATCCACACCGCGACCCTGCTCCACGACGACGTCGTCGATTCGTCGGATCTGCGCCGCGGGCGCCGCACCGCCAACATCATCTGGGGCAATCCGGCGAGCGTCCTCGTCGGCGACTTCCTGTTCAGCCGCAGCTTCGAACTGATGGTCGAGGACGGCTCGCTAAAGGTGCTGAAAATCCTCTCCAACGCCTCCGCCGTCATCGCGGAGGGCGAGGTCAATCAGCTGACCGCAGTGCGCCGCATCGATCTCGGCGAGGAACGCTATCTCGACATCATCGGCGCGAAGACCGCGGCGCTGTTCGCCGCCGCCTGCCGCATCGCCGCGGTGGTCGCCGAACGGTCGGAGGGCGACGAGGCCGCGCTCGACGCCTACGGTCGCAACCTCGGCATCGCGTTCCAGCTGGTCGACGACGCGCTCGACTACACCTCCGACGCCGGCACGATGGGCAAGGACGCCGGCGACGATTTCCGGGAGGGCAAGATGACCCTGCCGATTATCCTCGCCTATGCCCGCGCCGATGCCGAGGGCCGCGATTTCTGGCAGGACGCGGTGCTCGGGCGGCGCAATTCGGACGAGGATTTCGCCGAAGCCGTCCGCCGCATCCAGGCGACACGCGCCGTCGACGACACGCTCGCGCGTGCGCGCCACTACGGTCAGCGCGCGATCGACGCGCTCGGCCGCTTCGAAAGCGGCGCCGCGAAGGACGCGATGATCGAAGCGGTAGAATTCGCCGTCGCCCGCGCGTTCTAA
- a CDS encoding thioredoxin domain-containing protein, whose translation MRILTALAAATALTACGGNGSNTTTVDNVTAAAPVAAKAAPAGTNWVETVTRTPEGGWLMGNPDAPIKLVEFGSRTCHVCREFDEVGYTPLTTKYVATGKVSYEFRDFLRNGADVAAALVGGCGGTGPFFPILNQMYADQPRVLDVLQKLPQSYYDELGKLNQGQQATKFAEGAGYIDFAKQRGIPEAQARTCLADAKAAEQLIKMNEKANADYPIPGTPTFLLNGKMLENTVSWPQVETALKSAGA comes from the coding sequence GGCGGCAACGGCAGCAACACGACGACCGTCGACAACGTCACTGCCGCCGCGCCGGTCGCCGCCAAGGCCGCGCCCGCGGGCACCAACTGGGTCGAGACGGTCACGCGCACGCCCGAGGGCGGCTGGCTGATGGGCAACCCCGATGCCCCGATCAAGCTGGTCGAATTCGGCAGCCGCACCTGCCACGTGTGCCGCGAGTTCGACGAGGTCGGCTACACCCCGCTGACGACCAAATATGTCGCGACCGGCAAGGTCTCTTACGAATTCCGCGACTTCCTGCGCAACGGCGCCGATGTGGCGGCGGCGCTGGTCGGCGGCTGCGGCGGGACGGGTCCGTTCTTCCCGATCCTCAACCAGATGTACGCCGACCAGCCGCGCGTGCTCGATGTGTTGCAGAAGCTGCCGCAGAGCTATTACGACGAGCTCGGCAAGCTCAACCAGGGCCAGCAGGCGACGAAGTTCGCGGAAGGGGCCGGCTACATCGACTTCGCCAAGCAGCGCGGCATTCCCGAGGCGCAGGCACGCACCTGCCTCGCCGATGCCAAGGCCGCCGAGCAGCTCATCAAGATGAACGAGAAGGCGAACGCCGACTATCCGATCCCCGGCACGCCGACGTTCCTGCTGAACGGCAAGATGCTGGAGAACACCGTCAGCTGGCCGCAGGTCGAAACCGCGCTGAAATCCGCGGGGGCGTAA
- the hrpB gene encoding ATP-dependent helicase HrpB, translating into MNLPIHAVLPDLLAALRAGSNAVLVAPPGAGKTTAVAPALLAEPWCTGEILLLSPRRLAARAAAERMAALAGDSVGQVFGYATRMDSKRSTATRVTVVTEGIFVNRIQADPELAGVSAVLFDEVHERSLDSDFGLALALDAQAALRPDLRLVAMSATLDGARFSTLMGDAPVIESEGRSYPLTLRHIGRAADARIEDAVASAVRTALAQETGGILAFLPGVREIERVAERLGDPPGATLHRLHGQMDPAVQRAAIQPADTRKVVLATSIAETSLTLDGIRIVIDSGLARRPRYDRAAGMTRLVTERASQAAVVQRAGRAARQGPGVAYRLWEEAATAGLPRFDPPEILEADLSALFLACAIWGVADPRDLRWLDPPSDAAVAEARRRLETLEAITTDGRPTPHGRAIATLPLPPRLAHMLVRAGEMGFAREAAQVAVLLGERGLGGNDTDLELRLRRWRAERGQRAEGGRKLAERWARLVREKSPFVSSEVEKQAPRANAGFSTSLETNGNAIAIALAFPDRIARRRDASGETWASVGGRGFRLDPASSLARAEWLAVAETAGMASGARILSAVEIDRATIDALFGDRIVTRRFVTFDPATGGVSATRETRLGAIRLATGPDAAADKDEIAAALLDGVRTHGITLLPWSANATALRTRAAYAGIDTLSDAALVARLDDWLPPLLAGKRRLDAIEGLTAALEGLLGWDALQAINRLAPPRFESPAGSSHAIDYAADAGPTVELRPQALFGLAEHPCVGADRTPLVLSLTSPAGRPIQTTRDLPGFWAGSWHAVAKEMRGRYPRHPWPDDPAAASATLRTKNADARARGSR; encoded by the coding sequence ATGAATCTCCCCATCCACGCCGTCCTGCCCGACCTCCTCGCCGCCTTGCGCGCAGGGTCGAACGCGGTCCTCGTCGCCCCACCCGGCGCCGGCAAGACCACCGCGGTCGCCCCCGCCTTGCTCGCCGAGCCGTGGTGCACCGGCGAGATCCTGCTGCTCTCCCCTCGCCGCCTCGCCGCCCGCGCCGCTGCCGAACGGATGGCGGCGCTCGCCGGCGACAGCGTCGGGCAAGTGTTCGGCTACGCCACCCGCATGGACAGCAAGCGATCGACGGCCACGCGCGTCACGGTCGTGACCGAGGGTATCTTCGTCAACCGCATCCAGGCCGATCCCGAACTCGCCGGCGTGTCCGCCGTGCTGTTCGACGAGGTTCACGAACGCAGCCTCGATTCCGATTTCGGCTTGGCTCTCGCGCTCGACGCGCAGGCGGCGCTGCGCCCCGACCTGCGGCTGGTGGCGATGTCGGCGACGCTCGACGGCGCGCGCTTCTCGACCCTCATGGGGGATGCACCCGTCATCGAAAGCGAAGGCCGCAGCTATCCGCTGACCCTGCGCCACATCGGCCGCGCCGCCGACGCGCGGATCGAGGACGCGGTGGCGAGCGCCGTCCGCACCGCGCTGGCGCAGGAAACCGGGGGCATCCTCGCCTTCCTGCCCGGCGTGCGAGAGATCGAGCGCGTGGCCGAACGGCTCGGCGATCCGCCCGGCGCAACGCTCCACCGCCTCCACGGCCAGATGGACCCCGCCGTGCAACGCGCCGCGATTCAGCCCGCCGACACGCGCAAGGTCGTGCTCGCCACGTCGATCGCCGAAACGTCGCTGACCCTCGACGGCATTCGCATCGTCATCGACAGCGGCCTCGCCCGCCGCCCGCGCTACGATCGCGCCGCGGGGATGACCCGCCTCGTCACCGAACGCGCCAGCCAAGCCGCGGTCGTGCAGCGCGCCGGGCGCGCCGCGCGACAGGGTCCGGGCGTCGCCTACCGCTTGTGGGAGGAAGCGGCGACCGCCGGCCTGCCGCGTTTCGACCCACCCGAAATCCTCGAGGCCGACCTGTCGGCGCTGTTCCTCGCCTGCGCGATCTGGGGCGTCGCCGACCCACGCGACCTGCGCTGGCTCGACCCACCGAGCGACGCCGCGGTGGCGGAGGCACGGCGACGCCTCGAGACACTGGAGGCGATCACCACCGATGGCCGCCCCACCCCCCACGGCCGCGCCATCGCCACCCTCCCGCTCCCCCCGAGGCTTGCGCACATGCTGGTGCGTGCCGGGGAGATGGGATTCGCGCGCGAGGCCGCGCAGGTCGCCGTCCTGCTCGGCGAACGGGGTTTGGGTGGTAACGACACCGATCTCGAGCTCCGCCTGCGGAGATGGCGAGCCGAGCGCGGCCAACGGGCGGAGGGAGGGCGGAAACTGGCCGAGCGGTGGGCGCGGCTGGTGCGGGAAAAATCACCGTTCGTTTCGAGCGAAGTCGAGAAACAAGCCCCCCGCGCAAACGCCGGTTTCTCGACTTCGCTCGAAACGAACGGCAACGCTATCGCCATCGCCCTCGCCTTCCCCGATCGCATCGCCCGCCGCCGCGACGCATCCGGCGAAACCTGGGCCTCGGTCGGCGGACGCGGGTTCCGGCTCGATCCGGCCTCCAGCCTCGCGCGCGCCGAGTGGCTCGCGGTCGCGGAAACCGCAGGCATGGCGTCGGGCGCGCGCATCCTGTCGGCGGTGGAGATCGACCGCGCGACCATCGACGCACTGTTCGGCGACCGCATCGTCACCCGGCGCTTCGTCACGTTCGATCCCGCGACCGGCGGCGTATCCGCGACGCGCGAAACGCGGCTCGGCGCGATCCGCCTCGCGACCGGCCCGGACGCCGCCGCCGATAAGGACGAAATCGCCGCCGCGTTGCTCGACGGCGTCCGCACCCACGGCATCACGCTGCTGCCGTGGTCGGCGAACGCCACCGCGCTGCGCACCCGCGCCGCCTATGCCGGCATCGACACGCTGAGCGATGCGGCGCTCGTCGCCCGGCTCGACGACTGGCTGCCCCCGCTGCTCGCGGGCAAGCGCCGGCTCGACGCGATCGAGGGGCTGACGGCGGCACTGGAGGGGCTGCTCGGCTGGGACGCGCTACAAGCGATCAACCGCCTCGCGCCCCCGCGCTTCGAATCGCCGGCCGGGTCCAGCCACGCGATCGATTATGCCGCCGACGCCGGCCCGACCGTCGAGTTGCGCCCGCAGGCGCTGTTCGGCCTCGCCGAGCATCCGTGCGTCGGCGCAGACCGCACGCCGCTCGTCCTCAGCCTCACCTCGCCCGCCGGTCGCCCGATCCAGACGACGCGCGACCTGCCCGGCTTCTGGGCGGGCAGCTGGCACGCAGTGGCAAAGGAAATGCGCGGTCGCTACCCCCGCCATCCCTGGCCCGACGACCCCGCCGCCGCATCGGCGACGCTGCGCACCAAAAATGCTGATGCGCGCGCCCGCGGATCGCGATAA
- a CDS encoding chromosome segregation SMC family protein, which yields MRIKRLRLTGFKSFVDPADLRIEAGLTGVVGPNGCGKSNLLEALRWVMGETSARSMRGAGMDDVIFAGTATRPARDFAEVSILADDVTDVGTGEGGELEVVRRIERGAGSAYRINGRDVRAKDVALAFADAATGAHSPALVSQGRIGAIIAARPAERRAMLEEAAGIAGLHVRRKDAEQKLRATEANLTRLDEVITDQEARAAQLKRQARQAERYRLVSAQIRVAEGRMIFARWRDAATAADAAKAEATAADALVATLAEAQRAAAAHQTQATERLGDARAAALAARDRASEAGHALAALRADHAAAVRRLAEVADQTRRLTDDRAREGALAHDAAEALDRLAAEGTALDTRIADAAQRLPSLDALLADAERTARDAEVALAQALGAQASEAADARVAAAARDTARARVDRAARDSAALDREAAQVADPAPIAAERDAAATAQTRAATDAAAARRALDTATAAEAAARDRRDAAQSVRAAAHADLAAIDSEARALAKATAPSGKDRLLDRVRPAAGYERALAAALGDDLDAGLDAAADRHWAGAAPLPGDPPAPAGTAPLAAHVAAPDQLARRLSQVFVADADTGQPLAVGQRLVSRDGRLRRWDGYVAVGSGAAAAARLERVNRIAALEAARAPAADAVADADAALAAIDTAAADARIQAIAARTALSAADQAERDAARAEDRATAQLERLASQRGDLDARRARLAADADEASADLTRAEAALAALPDGAATRARVATLSAAADAARATVATARADRSGLDRERAAARERAAAASAEAKGWKARAGEAARRIADMARREADLAAEAQSLAARPDALATAIAAAEASALTARADADTAATAERAAETTLRDTEATAARAAEALAEAREARAGATARAENQELRRVEMGRLSGERFECPPPLLPERAGFVADDVRSPQDESAAHERLSAERERIGPVNLVAETELAELETSASDSARERDELAQAINRLRGSIGTLNREGRERLRTAFESVDGHFRRLFTTLFSGGQAHLALIDSDDPLEAGLEIMAQPPGKRLQSLTLLSGGEQALTAVALIFALFLTNPAPICVLDEVDAPLDDANIERFCDLLDAMTRETDTRYLIVTHNAATMGRMHRLFGVTMIEKGISRLVSVDLGGAASLLAAE from the coding sequence ATGCGCATAAAGCGCCTCCGCCTCACCGGCTTCAAGAGCTTCGTCGACCCCGCCGACCTCCGCATCGAGGCGGGGCTCACCGGCGTCGTCGGCCCCAACGGCTGCGGCAAGTCGAACCTGCTCGAGGCGCTGCGCTGGGTGATGGGCGAAACCAGCGCGCGGTCGATGCGCGGCGCCGGCATGGACGACGTCATCTTCGCCGGCACCGCGACGCGCCCCGCGCGTGATTTCGCCGAGGTGTCGATCCTCGCCGACGACGTCACCGATGTCGGCACCGGCGAGGGCGGGGAGCTGGAGGTCGTCCGCCGCATCGAACGCGGCGCCGGTTCCGCCTATCGCATCAACGGGCGCGACGTGCGCGCGAAGGACGTCGCCCTCGCCTTCGCCGACGCCGCGACCGGCGCGCACTCCCCCGCGCTCGTCAGCCAGGGCCGCATCGGCGCGATCATCGCCGCCCGCCCCGCCGAGCGCCGCGCGATGCTGGAGGAAGCCGCCGGCATCGCTGGCCTCCACGTCCGCCGCAAGGACGCCGAGCAGAAACTGCGCGCGACCGAGGCCAACCTCACTCGCCTCGACGAGGTCATCACCGATCAGGAGGCCCGCGCCGCCCAGCTGAAGCGCCAGGCCCGCCAGGCCGAACGCTACCGGCTGGTGTCTGCCCAGATTCGCGTCGCCGAGGGGCGGATGATCTTTGCCCGCTGGCGCGACGCCGCCACCGCCGCCGACGCCGCCAAGGCTGAGGCGACCGCTGCCGACGCCCTTGTCGCCACCCTTGCCGAGGCCCAGCGCGCCGCCGCCGCCCACCAGACGCAAGCGACCGAGCGTCTCGGCGACGCCCGCGCCGCCGCGCTCGCCGCCCGCGACCGCGCGAGCGAGGCCGGCCACGCACTCGCCGCCTTGCGCGCCGATCACGCCGCCGCGGTCCGCCGCCTGGCCGAAGTCGCCGACCAGACCCGCCGCCTGACCGACGACCGCGCCCGCGAAGGCGCGCTCGCGCATGACGCCGCGGAGGCGCTCGACCGGTTGGCGGCAGAGGGCACGGCGCTCGACACCCGCATCGCCGACGCCGCCCAGCGCCTGCCGAGCCTCGACGCGCTGCTCGCCGATGCCGAGCGCACCGCCCGCGATGCCGAAGTCGCGCTGGCGCAGGCACTTGGCGCGCAAGCCAGCGAAGCCGCCGACGCCCGCGTCGCCGCCGCCGCGCGCGACACCGCCCGCGCCCGCGTCGACCGCGCCGCCCGCGATAGCGCCGCGCTCGACCGCGAGGCGGCGCAGGTCGCCGACCCCGCCCCGATCGCCGCCGAGCGCGACGCCGCCGCCACCGCCCAGACCCGGGCCGCCACCGACGCCGCCGCCGCCCGCCGCGCGCTCGACACCGCGACCGCCGCCGAAGCCGCGGCGCGCGACCGCCGCGATGCCGCCCAGTCCGTCCGCGCCGCCGCCCACGCCGATCTCGCCGCGATCGACAGCGAGGCGCGCGCGCTGGCGAAGGCGACAGCGCCATCGGGCAAGGACCGGCTGCTCGACCGCGTCCGCCCCGCCGCCGGCTACGAGCGCGCGCTGGCCGCTGCGCTTGGCGACGATCTCGACGCCGGGCTCGACGCCGCCGCCGATCGCCATTGGGCGGGCGCCGCACCACTGCCCGGCGACCCGCCCGCCCCCGCCGGCACGGCCCCGCTCGCCGCGCATGTCGCTGCGCCCGACCAGCTCGCCCGCCGCCTTTCGCAAGTCTTCGTCGCCGACGCCGACACCGGCCAGCCGCTCGCGGTCGGCCAGCGCCTCGTCAGCCGCGACGGGCGCCTGCGCCGCTGGGACGGCTATGTCGCGGTCGGGAGCGGGGCCGCCGCCGCCGCGCGGCTCGAACGCGTCAACCGCATCGCCGCGCTGGAGGCGGCACGCGCCCCCGCCGCCGACGCGGTCGCCGACGCCGATGCCGCGCTGGCCGCGATCGACACCGCCGCCGCCGACGCCCGCATACAGGCCATCGCCGCCCGCACCGCGCTGTCCGCCGCCGACCAGGCCGAGCGCGACGCCGCCCGCGCCGAGGATCGCGCCACCGCCCAGCTCGAACGCCTCGCCAGCCAGCGCGGCGATCTCGACGCCCGCCGCGCCCGCCTTGCCGCCGACGCCGACGAAGCGAGCGCCGACCTGACCCGCGCCGAAGCCGCGCTCGCCGCACTCCCCGACGGCGCCGCCACCCGCGCCCGCGTCGCGACCCTCTCCGCCGCCGCCGACGCCGCCCGCGCCACCGTCGCCACCGCCCGCGCCGATCGCTCGGGACTCGACCGCGAGCGTGCCGCCGCCCGCGAACGCGCCGCCGCCGCAAGCGCCGAGGCGAAGGGCTGGAAGGCCCGCGCCGGCGAAGCCGCGCGCCGCATCGCCGACATGGCCCGCCGCGAAGCCGATCTTGCTGCCGAAGCCCAATCCCTCGCCGCCCGCCCCGACGCCCTCGCCACCGCGATCGCCGCCGCCGAAGCCTCTGCGCTCACCGCACGCGCCGATGCCGACACCGCCGCCACCGCGGAGCGCGCTGCCGAGACGACGCTGCGCGACACCGAAGCCACCGCCGCCCGCGCGGCCGAGGCGCTCGCCGAAGCCCGTGAGGCCCGCGCCGGCGCCACCGCCCGCGCCGAGAACCAGGAACTGCGCCGGGTGGAGATGGGGCGCCTCTCGGGCGAACGCTTCGAATGCCCGCCCCCTCTCCTCCCCGAGCGTGCGGGCTTCGTGGCCGATGACGTCCGCTCCCCCCAGGACGAATCCGCCGCCCACGAACGCCTGAGCGCCGAGCGCGAGCGCATCGGCCCGGTCAACCTCGTCGCCGAAACCGAACTCGCCGAACTCGAAACCTCAGCGAGCGACTCCGCGCGCGAACGCGACGAGCTCGCCCAGGCGATCAACCGCCTGCGCGGCTCGATCGGCACCCTCAATCGTGAGGGGCGCGAACGCCTGCGCACCGCGTTCGAGTCGGTCGACGGCCATTTCCGCCGCCTGTTCACCACGCTGTTCAGCGGCGGCCAGGCGCATCTGGCGCTGATCGATTCGGACGACCCACTCGAAGCGGGGCTCGAGATCATGGCCCAGCCGCCCGGCAAGCGCCTCCAGTCGCTGACGCTCTTGTCGGGCGGCGAACAGGCGCTGACCGCGGTCGCGCTGATCTTCGCGCTGTTCCTGACCAACCCGGCCCCGATCTGCGTGCTGGACGAAGTCGACGCGCCGCTGGACGACGCCAACATCGAGCGCTTCTGCGACCTGCTCGACGCGATGACGCGCGAGACGGACACCCGCTATCTGATCGTCACCCACAACGCCGCGACCATGGGTCGTATGCACCGCCTGTTCGGCGTGACGATGATCGAAAAGGGCATCAGTCGCCTAGTGTCGGTCGACCTCGGCGGCGCGGCGAGTTTGCTGGCAGCGGAGTAG
- a CDS encoding helicase HerA domain-containing protein, protein MTFAVDMGLDPAGRPIAIDLEELLATRLLVQGNSGSGKSHLLRRLLERSAGQVQQIIVDPEGDFVTLSDAYGHVAIEAVEYSLPEIAKFAARAREHRTSIVLSLEGLEMEGQMRCATAFLMGLFDAPREHWFPALVVVDEAQIFAPSGGAEVAEEVRRTTLSAMANLMSRGRKRGLAGIIATQRLAKLSKNVAAEASNFLMGRTFLDIDMARAADLLGMERRQAESIRDLQRGTFLGLGPAIARRPVTVKIGAVDTSARSSSPKLVPLPTQPVANGEQWLLDGLIAPLPPAPPPPPPPLPVDAVLREMAPVPPTEFEFPAPDAPDPDVVVSDALRAIVEDPESATRPAAVLHQDFAVRCRMAGIRRAPLDPTAFARRLAAARAGIFGKLEGEWAEAMAAAQGLPDDMIGAFLLIARAAREGEAAPSDEAIARTYGTSSLGRARRMIGYMETRDIIVTRIDLSGRRSITIPRLGWSTASAEA, encoded by the coding sequence ATGACCTTCGCCGTCGACATGGGGCTCGACCCCGCCGGGCGCCCGATCGCGATCGATCTCGAGGAACTGCTCGCCACCCGTCTGCTCGTCCAGGGCAATTCGGGATCGGGCAAGTCGCACCTCCTGCGCCGCCTGCTCGAACGTTCGGCGGGGCAGGTTCAGCAGATCATCGTCGATCCGGAGGGCGATTTCGTCACCCTGTCCGACGCCTACGGCCATGTCGCGATCGAGGCGGTCGAGTATTCGCTGCCCGAGATCGCCAAATTCGCCGCCCGCGCGCGTGAACACCGCACCTCGATCGTCCTCAGCCTCGAGGGGCTGGAGATGGAGGGCCAGATGCGCTGCGCCACCGCGTTCCTGATGGGGCTGTTCGATGCGCCGCGCGAACACTGGTTCCCCGCGTTGGTGGTGGTCGACGAGGCGCAGATCTTCGCGCCCTCGGGCGGGGCCGAAGTCGCCGAGGAAGTGCGCCGCACCACCCTGTCGGCGATGGCGAACCTGATGTCGCGCGGGCGCAAGCGGGGTCTCGCCGGCATCATCGCCACCCAGCGGCTGGCGAAGCTCAGCAAGAACGTCGCGGCGGAGGCGTCCAATTTCCTGATGGGCCGCACCTTCCTCGACATCGACATGGCCCGCGCCGCAGACCTGCTCGGCATGGAGCGCCGCCAGGCCGAGAGCATCCGCGACCTCCAGCGCGGCACCTTCCTCGGCCTTGGCCCCGCCATCGCGCGGCGCCCGGTCACGGTGAAGATCGGCGCGGTCGACACCTCGGCACGCAGCTCCAGCCCGAAGCTCGTGCCGCTCCCGACCCAGCCCGTCGCGAACGGCGAGCAATGGCTGCTCGACGGCCTGATCGCGCCGCTGCCCCCTGCGCCGCCGCCGCCCCCCCCGCCGCTGCCGGTCGATGCGGTGCTGCGCGAAATGGCGCCGGTGCCGCCCACCGAATTCGAATTCCCCGCCCCCGACGCACCCGATCCGGACGTGGTCGTGTCCGACGCCTTGCGCGCCATCGTCGAGGATCCCGAATCGGCGACCCGCCCCGCGGCGGTGCTCCACCAAGATTTCGCCGTCCGCTGCCGCATGGCCGGCATCCGCCGCGCGCCGCTCGATCCCACCGCCTTCGCCCGCCGCCTCGCCGCCGCCCGCGCCGGCATCTTCGGCAAGCTCGAGGGCGAATGGGCCGAGGCGATGGCCGCCGCACAGGGGCTGCCCGACGACATGATCGGCGCCTTCCTGCTGATCGCCCGCGCCGCGCGCGAGGGGGAGGCCGCCCCCAGCGACGAGGCGATCGCCCGCACCTACGGCACTAGCTCGCTCGGCCGCGCCCGCCGCATGATCGGCTACATGGAAACCCGCGACATTATCGTCACCCGCATCGACCTGTCCGGCCGCCGCTCGATCACTATCCCGCGCCTCGGGTGGAGCACGGCATCGGCGGAGGCGTGA
- a CDS encoding NUDIX hydrolase, producing MSVPDADAVERIVWAGKFLTAKTRGRWEYVSRVGGVKAAVIVAIDDGHIVLVDQYRVPLGRRCLELPAGLVGDEDAGEGVAVAAARELEEETGYRAERIVDLGDFYSSPGMVSESFSLVRAEGLTRVSDGGGVDGEGITVHRVKLDAVADYVAARRAEGFGIDVKLLMLLGGGMLG from the coding sequence GTGAGCGTGCCCGACGCCGATGCGGTCGAACGGATCGTGTGGGCCGGCAAATTCCTGACCGCGAAGACGCGCGGGCGGTGGGAATATGTGTCGCGGGTCGGCGGGGTGAAGGCGGCGGTGATCGTCGCGATCGACGACGGGCACATCGTGCTGGTCGACCAGTACCGCGTGCCGCTGGGTCGCCGCTGCCTGGAACTGCCCGCGGGGCTGGTCGGCGACGAGGACGCGGGCGAGGGCGTGGCAGTAGCGGCCGCGCGCGAGCTGGAGGAGGAAACCGGCTACCGCGCCGAGCGGATCGTCGATCTGGGCGATTTCTACTCCTCGCCCGGCATGGTCAGCGAATCGTTCAGCCTGGTCCGTGCCGAAGGGCTGACGCGCGTGTCGGACGGCGGCGGCGTCGATGGCGAGGGAATTACCGTCCACCGCGTGAAGCTGGACGCGGTCGCCGACTATGTCGCGGCGCGGCGGGCGGAGGGGTTCGGGATCGACGTCAAGCTGCTGATGCTGCTGGGCGGCGGGATGCTGGGCTGA